One region of Clavibacter michiganensis subsp. tessellarius genomic DNA includes:
- a CDS encoding Gfo/Idh/MocA family protein: protein MSATDASGLAPATAPVRVGVVGAGTIAGLHLAAYARNPDVVVAGICDIDGERAAARASEHGAALVSTDFRAFVADPSIDAVSVCTRNDTHAEVAIAALEAGKSVLLEKPMAVTVAQAEAIVAAEAASAGSVQVGYVRRHSSNAVTLKRFVDAGDLGPLYYAKAVFLRQAGDPGGWFSNRSVSGGGPLIDLGVHFLDMALWLMGFPEPVAVTGYAFHRLGSRGNIRGLTRYLSADQTPSDDPVEDLAGALVRFADGAVLSIETSYSLHGRDSQSFEVFGERGGATLEPELRITTELHDTVVEIAPNIDALSFDLDEGFQVEIDTFVRTVRGEIPSVAPAAHGLHLARILEAVYASAASGREVRLDGHPAGLGAPDPDATVADAAA from the coding sequence ATGAGCGCGACCGACGCATCCGGCCTCGCTCCCGCGACCGCGCCCGTGCGCGTCGGCGTCGTGGGCGCCGGCACGATCGCGGGCCTGCACCTCGCGGCCTACGCCCGGAACCCGGACGTGGTGGTCGCGGGGATCTGCGACATCGACGGCGAGCGCGCGGCGGCCCGCGCATCCGAGCACGGGGCCGCGCTCGTCTCCACCGACTTCCGCGCGTTCGTCGCCGATCCCTCGATCGACGCCGTCAGCGTCTGCACGCGCAACGACACCCACGCCGAGGTCGCGATCGCCGCGCTCGAGGCCGGCAAGAGCGTCCTGCTGGAGAAGCCGATGGCCGTCACGGTCGCACAGGCCGAGGCCATCGTGGCGGCGGAGGCGGCGAGCGCCGGATCCGTGCAGGTCGGCTACGTGCGCCGCCACTCCTCCAACGCGGTCACCCTCAAGCGCTTCGTGGACGCGGGCGACCTCGGTCCCCTCTACTACGCGAAGGCCGTGTTCCTCCGGCAGGCCGGCGATCCGGGCGGCTGGTTCTCGAACCGCTCCGTCTCCGGCGGCGGCCCGCTCATCGACCTCGGCGTGCACTTCCTCGACATGGCGCTCTGGCTCATGGGCTTCCCCGAGCCCGTCGCCGTGACCGGGTACGCGTTCCACCGGCTCGGCAGCCGCGGCAACATCCGCGGGCTCACGCGCTACCTCAGCGCCGACCAGACGCCCTCCGACGACCCCGTGGAGGACCTCGCGGGCGCGCTCGTGCGCTTCGCGGACGGCGCCGTGCTCTCCATCGAGACCTCGTACTCGCTGCACGGCCGCGACAGCCAGTCGTTCGAGGTGTTCGGCGAGCGCGGCGGGGCGACGCTCGAGCCGGAGCTGCGGATCACGACGGAGCTGCACGACACCGTGGTGGAGATCGCGCCGAACATCGACGCGCTGTCCTTCGACCTCGACGAGGGCTTCCAGGTGGAGATCGACACGTTCGTGCGCACGGTGCGCGGCGAGATCCCGTCCGTCGCGCCGGCCGCGCACGGGCTGCACCTCGCCCGGATCCTCGAGGCCGTCTACGCGTCGGCCGCGAGCGGGCGCGAGGTGCGGCTGGACGGCCACCCGGCTGGGCTCGGCGCCCCGGACCCGGACGCGACGGTCGCCGACGCCGCCGCCTGA
- a CDS encoding sugar phosphate isomerase/epimerase family protein — MRFGVSSYTFAPALEAGTLTVPDVVDLVADSDAAHLEISIAGLGSELVDDPELVAAIRARADARGVVLANYAVGADLRGPDLDGEVARLHEHLRVAHELGIPLLRHDVFAWGWREADDAEFERALATIVPVCRALADHAATLGIATTVENHGMSMNASDRILRLVEAVDRPAFRVTLDVGNSLCVDEDPLDAVPRLLPHAAVVHLKDFDVRDVPPDDTWMTTLGGRGIRGAVVGSGDLPLRELLGLVAASGFDGPVSIEFEGLEDPMTGFTQGLAAAQRLAAEAVR; from the coding sequence ATGCGCTTCGGCGTCAGCTCCTACACGTTCGCCCCGGCCCTCGAGGCCGGCACCCTGACCGTGCCCGACGTCGTCGACCTCGTGGCCGACTCCGACGCCGCCCACCTGGAGATCTCGATCGCCGGGCTCGGCAGCGAGCTCGTCGACGACCCGGAGCTGGTCGCCGCGATCCGCGCCCGGGCCGACGCGCGCGGCGTCGTGCTCGCGAACTACGCGGTCGGCGCCGACCTCCGGGGCCCCGACCTCGACGGCGAGGTCGCCCGCCTGCACGAGCACCTCCGCGTGGCACACGAGCTCGGGATCCCGCTGCTCCGCCACGACGTCTTCGCGTGGGGCTGGCGCGAGGCCGACGACGCGGAGTTCGAGCGCGCGCTGGCGACGATCGTGCCCGTGTGCCGCGCCCTCGCCGACCACGCCGCGACCCTCGGCATCGCCACCACCGTCGAGAACCACGGCATGAGCATGAACGCGAGCGACCGGATCCTGCGCCTCGTCGAGGCCGTCGACCGCCCAGCCTTCCGCGTCACGCTCGACGTCGGCAACTCGCTCTGCGTCGACGAGGACCCGCTCGACGCCGTGCCCCGCCTCCTCCCGCACGCCGCGGTCGTGCACCTCAAGGACTTCGACGTGCGCGACGTGCCGCCGGACGACACGTGGATGACGACGCTCGGCGGGCGCGGGATCCGCGGCGCCGTCGTCGGCTCGGGCGACCTGCCGCTCCGCGAGCTGCTCGGGCTCGTCGCCGCGTCCGGCTTCGACGGGCCGGTGTCGATCGAGTTCGAGGGGCTCGAGGATCCGATGACGGGCTTCACCCAGGGCCTCGCCGCCGCGCAGCGCCTCGCGGCGGAGGCCGTCCGATGA